One window of the Rhipicephalus microplus isolate Deutch F79 chromosome 2, USDA_Rmic, whole genome shotgun sequence genome contains the following:
- the LOC142776692 gene encoding uncharacterized protein LOC142776692, whose translation MINLMAALVDVQEEIAAFQDTDGFQEHCQAMLRAHFGMNVADFCAMLEAILRRRMQMLEVPPVQRELAYRAKEALATDMAAALFCHREILEWPAPILETACINKELTCHLKKDLVELSELDENI comes from the exons ATGATCAATCTGATGGCTGCATTAGTTGATGTTCAAGAAGAAATAGCAGCTTTTCAGGACACCGATGGATTTCAGGAGCATTGCCAG GCTATGCTTAGAGCTCACTTTGGCATGAATGTGGCAGACTTTTGTGCGATGCTCGAGGCCATCTTGAGACGAAGAATGCAAATGCTTGAAGTGCCTCCCGTGCAGAGAGAACTTGCTTACCGCGCGAAGGAGGCACTTGCCACGGACATGGCAGCTGCCCTATTCTGCCACAGGGAAATATTGGAGTGGCCTGCTCCGATTTTAGAGACGGCGTGCATCAACAAAGAACTAACATGTCACCTCAAGAAGGACCTTGTAGAACTGAGTGAGCTAGATGAAAACATTTAA